A genomic region of Vespa crabro chromosome 19, iyVesCrab1.2, whole genome shotgun sequence contains the following coding sequences:
- the LOC124430673 gene encoding HMG box-containing protein 4 isoform X1 yields the protein MMQSNIRKPAKSKESSRRNKHSKISDRKTGTMDVFVSPKRQKSDDLEVTGISRSGRVRKKSSKLVDFESPDDFSENKYKRQKTQLQASQLLEQYEAQHHMSPSQIQQTHAGRQRKNSGSHSGQQRVKAEPISDNEGQSSASDSDDPIGLNEDERYSMDSGSDDEIDPLMIDDRETGFRKLEPPGQETPSQANSLYMLEKCKKKLIIKDGKIIGRMKAQRKDKGKTRFTAYMLWAKEIRQELLEQCPYMDFAAISKRLGELWATVPNLEKYNWRRRAKRLAAKPHSMPTNKDESVWKMPPPASRKKFINKIGNGKETKPISSKKTLQLGVPSVIGNVPVSPPTNKGGKDLVNEPIIGTGMYKVIGTQPIDVAAHLKLLGESLTIIGERLKEHDGQIAVSGSLSVLLDSLLCALGPLICLTQQVPEINGAQHETLSQMLDNIAYLMPGL from the exons ATCTAGAGGTCACAGGGATTTCCCGAAGTGGCCGcgtaagaaagaaatcttCTAAGCTTGTTGATTTTGAATCGCCTGATGACTTCTCGGAAAATAAATACAAGCGACAAAAAACGCAGTTACAAGCATCACAATTGTTGGAACAATATGAAGCACAGCATCATATGTCTCCTAGTCAAATTCAACAGACTCATGCTGGACGACAGAGAAAAAATTCAGGATCACATTCTGGACAGCAAAGAGTTAAAGCAGAACCAATATCTGATAATGAAGGCCAGTCATCAGCATCGGATTCAGATGATCCCATCGGGTTGAACGAAGATGAACGATATAGCATGGATTCTGGAAGTGATGATGAAATAGATCCTCTCATGATCGATGACAGAGAAACTGGATTTAGAAAATTAGAACCACCAGGTCAGGAAACACCTTCTCAAGCAAATAGTTTATATATgcttgaaaaatgtaaaaaaaaattaattattaaggaTGGCAAAATAATAGGCAGAATGAAGGCACAACGTAAGGATAAAGGG AAAACAAGATTTACTGCCTATATGTTATGGGCTAAAGAAATAAGGCAAGAACTACTGGAACAATGTCCTTATATGG ATTTTGCTGCAATTTCTAAACGATTAGGTGAACTTTGGGCCACAGTGCCAAACCTGGAGAAATATAACTGGCGTAGACGCGCGAAGCGTTTAGCAGCAAAACCTCATTCTATGCCTACCAATAAAGATGAGTCTGTTTGGAAAATGCCACCACCTGCTTCTCGAAAAAagttcataaataaaattg GTAATGGAAAAGAAACTAAACCAATCTCTTCGAAAAAAACTCTTCAGTTAGGCGTACCTTCTGTTATAGGAAATGTACCTGTGTCACCTCCAACAAATAAAGGTGGGAAAGATTTGGTTAATGAACCTATAATAGGTACAGGAATGTACAAAGTAATTGGAACACAACCCATTGATGTTGCGGCACATCTCAAATTACTTGGTGAAAGTTTAACCATTATAGGTGAACGTTTAAAAGAACATGACGGTCAAATAGCAGTTTCGGGTAGTTTGTCGGTATTATTGGACTCGTTGCTCTGTGCATTAGGTCCTTTGATATGTCTTACACAACAGGTACCAGAAATTAATGGAGCCCAACACGAAACATTATCACAAATGCTTGATAATATCGCATATCTTATGCCTGGTttgtaa
- the LOC124430673 gene encoding HMG box-containing protein 4 isoform X3: MYIYEKQIIYIATKYLHTLSISYFYHLQSCSTFLIVDLEVTGISRSGRVRKKSSKLVDFESPDDFSENKYKRQKTQLQASQLLEQYEAQHHMSPSQIQQTHAGRQRKNSGSHSGQQRVKAEPISDNEGQSSASDSDDPIGLNEDERYSMDSGSDDEIDPLMIDDRETGFRKLEPPGQETPSQANSLYMLEKCKKKLIIKDGKIIGRMKAQRKDKGKTRFTAYMLWAKEIRQELLEQCPYMDFAAISKRLGELWATVPNLEKYNWRRRAKRLAAKPHSMPTNKDESVWKMPPPASRKKFINKIGNGKETKPISSKKTLQLGVPSVIGNVPVSPPTNKGGKDLVNEPIIGTGMYKVIGTQPIDVAAHLKLLGESLTIIGERLKEHDGQIAVSGSLSVLLDSLLCALGPLICLTQQVPEINGAQHETLSQMLDNIAYLMPGL, from the exons atgtatatatatgaaaagcaaataatatatatcgcaACGAAGTACCTTCACACCCTTAgtatttcgtatttttatcatttgcaAAGCTGTAGTACTTTTTTAATTGTAG ATCTAGAGGTCACAGGGATTTCCCGAAGTGGCCGcgtaagaaagaaatcttCTAAGCTTGTTGATTTTGAATCGCCTGATGACTTCTCGGAAAATAAATACAAGCGACAAAAAACGCAGTTACAAGCATCACAATTGTTGGAACAATATGAAGCACAGCATCATATGTCTCCTAGTCAAATTCAACAGACTCATGCTGGACGACAGAGAAAAAATTCAGGATCACATTCTGGACAGCAAAGAGTTAAAGCAGAACCAATATCTGATAATGAAGGCCAGTCATCAGCATCGGATTCAGATGATCCCATCGGGTTGAACGAAGATGAACGATATAGCATGGATTCTGGAAGTGATGATGAAATAGATCCTCTCATGATCGATGACAGAGAAACTGGATTTAGAAAATTAGAACCACCAGGTCAGGAAACACCTTCTCAAGCAAATAGTTTATATATgcttgaaaaatgtaaaaaaaaattaattattaaggaTGGCAAAATAATAGGCAGAATGAAGGCACAACGTAAGGATAAAGGG AAAACAAGATTTACTGCCTATATGTTATGGGCTAAAGAAATAAGGCAAGAACTACTGGAACAATGTCCTTATATGG ATTTTGCTGCAATTTCTAAACGATTAGGTGAACTTTGGGCCACAGTGCCAAACCTGGAGAAATATAACTGGCGTAGACGCGCGAAGCGTTTAGCAGCAAAACCTCATTCTATGCCTACCAATAAAGATGAGTCTGTTTGGAAAATGCCACCACCTGCTTCTCGAAAAAagttcataaataaaattg GTAATGGAAAAGAAACTAAACCAATCTCTTCGAAAAAAACTCTTCAGTTAGGCGTACCTTCTGTTATAGGAAATGTACCTGTGTCACCTCCAACAAATAAAGGTGGGAAAGATTTGGTTAATGAACCTATAATAGGTACAGGAATGTACAAAGTAATTGGAACACAACCCATTGATGTTGCGGCACATCTCAAATTACTTGGTGAAAGTTTAACCATTATAGGTGAACGTTTAAAAGAACATGACGGTCAAATAGCAGTTTCGGGTAGTTTGTCGGTATTATTGGACTCGTTGCTCTGTGCATTAGGTCCTTTGATATGTCTTACACAACAGGTACCAGAAATTAATGGAGCCCAACACGAAACATTATCACAAATGCTTGATAATATCGCATATCTTATGCCTGGTttgtaa
- the LOC124430673 gene encoding HMG box-containing protein 4 isoform X2, with protein sequence MMQSNIRKPAKSKESSRRNKHSKISDRKTGTMDVFVSPKRQKSDEVTGISRSGRVRKKSSKLVDFESPDDFSENKYKRQKTQLQASQLLEQYEAQHHMSPSQIQQTHAGRQRKNSGSHSGQQRVKAEPISDNEGQSSASDSDDPIGLNEDERYSMDSGSDDEIDPLMIDDRETGFRKLEPPGQETPSQANSLYMLEKCKKKLIIKDGKIIGRMKAQRKDKGKTRFTAYMLWAKEIRQELLEQCPYMDFAAISKRLGELWATVPNLEKYNWRRRAKRLAAKPHSMPTNKDESVWKMPPPASRKKFINKIGNGKETKPISSKKTLQLGVPSVIGNVPVSPPTNKGGKDLVNEPIIGTGMYKVIGTQPIDVAAHLKLLGESLTIIGERLKEHDGQIAVSGSLSVLLDSLLCALGPLICLTQQVPEINGAQHETLSQMLDNIAYLMPGL encoded by the exons AGGTCACAGGGATTTCCCGAAGTGGCCGcgtaagaaagaaatcttCTAAGCTTGTTGATTTTGAATCGCCTGATGACTTCTCGGAAAATAAATACAAGCGACAAAAAACGCAGTTACAAGCATCACAATTGTTGGAACAATATGAAGCACAGCATCATATGTCTCCTAGTCAAATTCAACAGACTCATGCTGGACGACAGAGAAAAAATTCAGGATCACATTCTGGACAGCAAAGAGTTAAAGCAGAACCAATATCTGATAATGAAGGCCAGTCATCAGCATCGGATTCAGATGATCCCATCGGGTTGAACGAAGATGAACGATATAGCATGGATTCTGGAAGTGATGATGAAATAGATCCTCTCATGATCGATGACAGAGAAACTGGATTTAGAAAATTAGAACCACCAGGTCAGGAAACACCTTCTCAAGCAAATAGTTTATATATgcttgaaaaatgtaaaaaaaaattaattattaaggaTGGCAAAATAATAGGCAGAATGAAGGCACAACGTAAGGATAAAGGG AAAACAAGATTTACTGCCTATATGTTATGGGCTAAAGAAATAAGGCAAGAACTACTGGAACAATGTCCTTATATGG ATTTTGCTGCAATTTCTAAACGATTAGGTGAACTTTGGGCCACAGTGCCAAACCTGGAGAAATATAACTGGCGTAGACGCGCGAAGCGTTTAGCAGCAAAACCTCATTCTATGCCTACCAATAAAGATGAGTCTGTTTGGAAAATGCCACCACCTGCTTCTCGAAAAAagttcataaataaaattg GTAATGGAAAAGAAACTAAACCAATCTCTTCGAAAAAAACTCTTCAGTTAGGCGTACCTTCTGTTATAGGAAATGTACCTGTGTCACCTCCAACAAATAAAGGTGGGAAAGATTTGGTTAATGAACCTATAATAGGTACAGGAATGTACAAAGTAATTGGAACACAACCCATTGATGTTGCGGCACATCTCAAATTACTTGGTGAAAGTTTAACCATTATAGGTGAACGTTTAAAAGAACATGACGGTCAAATAGCAGTTTCGGGTAGTTTGTCGGTATTATTGGACTCGTTGCTCTGTGCATTAGGTCCTTTGATATGTCTTACACAACAGGTACCAGAAATTAATGGAGCCCAACACGAAACATTATCACAAATGCTTGATAATATCGCATATCTTATGCCTGGTttgtaa